From a single Synechococcus sp. MW101C3 genomic region:
- a CDS encoding CmpA/NrtA family ABC transporter substrate-binding protein → MPNLSRRKFLVTAAGTTAGALWLSACGGKQPDSASAPAASGGGGDVEVKGATLGFIALTDAAPVIIAQEKGFFAKHGMPEVKVVKQTSWAATRDNLELGTKGGGIDGAHILTPMPLLLTAGKITKSNQPLPMVTLARLNLQGQGISAAKAFLPEKLTIDNKAGLEAAVAAAGAKGKKFKAAVTFPGGTHDLWMRYWLAANGIDPNTAADLVVIPPPQMVANMQTGTMDTFCVGEPWNGRLVNKKLGYTVAQTGELWKLHPEKAFSMRADWVEQNPKATLALLKGVLEAQMWCDDPANLDEMCTILAKDKYIKATVNDIKPRLAGNVDYGDGRVVKDSPYKMRFWADSASFPYKSHEKWFVTEDMRWGYLPASTDIDALVDKVNRADLWKEAAKAIGQEASIPASDSRGKETFFDGVVFDPEDPKAYLDALKIKALA, encoded by the coding sequence ATGCCGAATCTTTCGCGCCGTAAGTTCCTCGTGACCGCCGCCGGCACCACGGCCGGCGCCCTCTGGTTGAGCGCCTGCGGCGGCAAACAGCCCGACAGTGCCTCAGCGCCGGCCGCCAGCGGCGGCGGCGGGGATGTGGAAGTGAAGGGCGCCACGCTCGGCTTCATCGCCCTCACCGATGCGGCGCCGGTGATCATTGCTCAGGAAAAGGGCTTTTTCGCCAAGCACGGCATGCCTGAGGTGAAGGTGGTCAAGCAGACCTCCTGGGCCGCCACCCGCGACAACCTGGAACTCGGCACCAAGGGCGGCGGCATTGATGGCGCCCACATCCTCACGCCGATGCCGTTGTTGCTCACGGCCGGCAAAATCACCAAGTCGAACCAGCCGCTGCCGATGGTGACGCTGGCGCGCCTGAATCTGCAGGGGCAGGGCATCTCCGCGGCCAAGGCTTTCCTGCCCGAAAAGCTCACGATCGACAACAAGGCGGGCCTGGAGGCGGCCGTGGCCGCTGCAGGCGCCAAAGGCAAGAAATTCAAGGCGGCGGTGACCTTCCCCGGTGGCACCCATGACCTCTGGATGCGCTACTGGCTGGCGGCCAATGGCATTGATCCCAACACAGCTGCCGACCTGGTGGTGATTCCGCCGCCGCAGATGGTGGCGAACATGCAGACCGGCACGATGGACACCTTCTGTGTGGGTGAGCCCTGGAATGGGCGCCTGGTCAACAAGAAGCTGGGCTACACCGTGGCCCAGACCGGTGAACTGTGGAAGCTCCATCCGGAGAAGGCTTTCTCCATGCGAGCCGATTGGGTGGAGCAGAACCCCAAGGCCACTCTGGCCCTGCTGAAGGGCGTGCTGGAAGCTCAGATGTGGTGTGATGATCCCGCCAATCTTGACGAGATGTGCACCATCCTCGCCAAAGATAAATACATCAAGGCCACCGTCAACGACATCAAGCCCCGCCTGGCCGGCAATGTGGATTACGGCGATGGCCGGGTGGTGAAGGACAGCCCCTACAAGATGCGCTTCTGGGCTGACAGTGCCTCCTTCCCCTACAAGAGCCACGAGAAGTGGTTCGTGACCGAGGACATGCGCTGGGGGTATCTGCCCGCCTCTACGGATATCGATGCGTTGGTGGACAAGGTGAACCGCGCCGACCTCTGGAAGGAGGCCGCCAAGGCGATCGGCCAGGAAGCCTCCATTCCCGCCTCCGATTCCCGCGGCAAGGAAACGTTCTTTGATGGTGTGGTCTTCGATCCTGAAGATCCCAAGGCTTATCTCGACGCCCTCAAGATCAAAGCTCTGGCCTGA